From Xiphophorus maculatus strain JP 163 A chromosome 12, X_maculatus-5.0-male, whole genome shotgun sequence, the proteins below share one genomic window:
- the LOC102227057 gene encoding protein C2-DOMAIN ABA-RELATED 1-like, with protein MVSKLHVVLLVLCALSLAQAQLRLFDLRASKLPSDLLGTADGYVKVFCGETSLGKTAVRKDTANPWWEEEFNYFHALENDEMKLEVYDNDLLFDDQLGVCQRQLQPGTHQHDCFLKKGGTLHYSYTLG; from the coding sequence ATGGTCTCCAAACTTCATGTTGTGCTGCTGGTCCTGTGTGCTCTCAGCTTGGCTCAGGCCCAGCTAAGGCTTTTCGATCTTCGGGCCAGCAAGCTTCCCTCTGATCTGTTAGGAACAGCAGACGGTTATGTCAAAGTGTTCTGTGGAGAAACCAGCCTGGGTAAGACTGCTGTACGTAAAGACACAGCCAACCCCTGGTGGGAAGAGGAGTTCAACTACTTCCATGCTCTGGAAAATGATGAGATGAAGCTTGAAGTGTATGACAATGACCTGCTCTTTGATGACCAGTTGGGGGTCTGCCAGCGTCAGCTCCAGCCTGGAACCCATCAACATGACTGCTTTCTTAAAAAAGGCGGCACACTTCACTATTCCTACACCCTTGGCTAA